A single genomic interval of Tsukamurella paurometabola harbors:
- a CDS encoding YraN family protein, with amino-acid sequence MGNNETGRAGEDVVCDFLADRGWTVLARNWRYSGGGLRGELDVIARAPDGMLAIVEVKTRSGTAFGTGFDAVTPRKVAQLRALTSRWLAETEGAFAQVRIDVASVFTPPGGPVTLEYRAGVA; translated from the coding sequence ATGGGGAACAACGAGACGGGGCGCGCGGGTGAGGACGTGGTCTGCGACTTCCTGGCCGATCGCGGGTGGACGGTGCTGGCGCGGAACTGGCGGTACTCGGGCGGGGGCCTGCGCGGCGAGTTGGACGTGATCGCCCGCGCGCCCGACGGGATGCTGGCGATCGTCGAGGTGAAGACGCGCTCCGGGACCGCTTTCGGCACGGGCTTCGATGCGGTGACGCCGCGCAAGGTCGCCCAGCTACGGGCCCTCACCTCGCGCTGGCTGGCCGAGACCGAGGGCGCCTTCGCGCAGGTCCGGATCGATGTGGCGTCGGTCTTCACACCGCCCGGCGGGCCCGTCACGCTCGAGTACCGCGCCGGGGTGGCGTGA
- a CDS encoding DUF2469 domain-containing protein — translation MSAEDLEKYETAMELSMYREYKDVLSQFTYVVETERRFYLANGVDLIPRNADGEVYFEVRMTDAWVWDMYRPARFLKQARVVTFKDVNIEELDKPELRLPE, via the coding sequence GTGAGCGCTGAGGATCTCGAGAAGTACGAGACCGCGATGGAGCTCTCCATGTACCGCGAGTACAAGGACGTGCTGAGCCAGTTCACGTACGTGGTGGAGACGGAGCGCCGGTTCTACCTCGCCAACGGGGTCGATCTGATCCCGCGCAACGCGGACGGCGAGGTCTACTTCGAGGTGCGGATGACCGACGCCTGGGTGTGGGACATGTACCGGCCGGCGCGCTTCCTCAAGCAGGCGCGCGTGGTCACGTTCAAGGACGTCAACATCGAGGAGCTCGACAAGCCGGAGCTGCGGCTCCCGGAGTGA
- a CDS encoding ribonuclease HII produces MRDRWPPRPVVRSSSGLSTLEAVLGRAGLGPVAGIDEAGRGACAGPMTVAACILPARIPASLARLDDSKKLTENAREQLYPKILELAVSWSVVSIPAPEIDRIGVHVANIMGMRRAVAGLQVRPGYVLIDGFTVPGLGIPSLPVIGGDASASCIAAASVLAKVTRDRVMTELDDDFPGYGFAVHKGYSTAVHMAALGELGPSSQHRMRYQNVRAALAASSEKTAAAR; encoded by the coding sequence ATGCGCGACCGATGGCCCCCGCGGCCGGTGGTGCGGTCGTCGTCCGGGCTGAGCACGCTGGAGGCGGTGCTCGGCCGGGCGGGGCTCGGGCCGGTCGCGGGCATCGACGAGGCCGGGCGCGGCGCCTGCGCGGGCCCTATGACCGTGGCCGCCTGCATCCTGCCCGCGCGCATTCCCGCGTCGCTGGCCCGTCTGGACGACTCGAAGAAGCTCACCGAGAACGCCCGCGAGCAGCTGTACCCGAAGATCCTCGAACTCGCCGTGAGCTGGTCCGTCGTGTCGATCCCGGCGCCGGAGATCGACCGGATCGGCGTACACGTCGCGAACATCATGGGAATGCGGCGGGCCGTCGCGGGGCTGCAGGTCCGGCCGGGGTACGTGCTCATCGACGGTTTCACCGTGCCCGGCCTGGGGATCCCCTCCCTGCCGGTGATCGGGGGTGACGCCTCCGCGTCGTGCATCGCCGCGGCCAGCGTGCTGGCGAAGGTGACGCGCGACCGGGTGATGACGGAGCTGGACGACGACTTCCCCGGGTACGGCTTCGCGGTGCACAAGGGCTACTCGACGGCGGTGCACATGGCGGCCCTGGGGGAGCTGGGGCCGAGCAGCCAGCACCGGATGCGGTATCAGAACGTGCGCGCCGCGCTGGCCGCGTCGTCGGAGAAGACCGCGGCGGCGCGGTAA